The proteins below come from a single Chryseobacterium capnotolerans genomic window:
- a CDS encoding AIM24 family protein: MSKYSIEAFINETKENPQQRDYFELETKHLLEINLNNQAVWTKRGSMVSYVGNINFERQGMLAGGLGNLLKKAISGEGSKLMKAEGTGKLYVADSGKKVRILYLNNESVCVNGNDVLAHEQSVNSDITMLKSIAGMMSGGLFQVKLSGTGHIAITTHGDPLTLLVTPDTPVFTDPNATVAWSGNLSPELKTNVSFKSLIGRGSGEEFQMKFSGHGWVLIQPYEEVYFMEK; this comes from the coding sequence ATGAGTAAATATTCAATTGAAGCATTTATCAACGAAACAAAAGAAAACCCGCAGCAGAGAGATTATTTTGAACTGGAAACCAAACATCTTTTAGAAATCAACCTTAATAATCAAGCGGTATGGACTAAGAGAGGAAGCATGGTAAGCTACGTGGGGAATATCAACTTCGAAAGACAGGGAATGCTGGCAGGCGGTCTTGGAAACCTGCTGAAAAAAGCGATCAGTGGAGAAGGAAGCAAACTGATGAAAGCTGAAGGTACAGGAAAACTGTATGTTGCTGACTCTGGTAAAAAAGTTCGTATCCTTTATCTGAACAATGAGTCGGTTTGTGTGAATGGTAATGATGTACTGGCTCATGAACAAAGTGTAAATAGTGATATTACGATGCTGAAAAGTATCGCTGGAATGATGTCCGGTGGTCTTTTTCAGGTAAAACTTTCCGGAACTGGCCATATTGCCATTACCACCCACGGTGATCCTTTAACCCTGCTTGTAACTCCTGACACTCCGGTTTTCACAGATCCTAATGCTACTGTTGCCTGGTCTGGAAACCTCAGCCCGGAACTGAAAACCAATGTTTCTTTTAAGAGCCTTATCGGAAGAGGAAGTGGTGAAGAATTTCAGATGAAGTTCTCAGGACACGGTTGGGTATTAATCCAGCCTTATGAAGAAGTATATTTTATGGAAAAATAA
- a CDS encoding serine hydrolase domain-containing protein, giving the protein MKNMLLGLFLITINLAYPQIQKVEQVIDSCVKRDNFNGSVLLAQNGKTELLTYKGLSNRHYNLPFSDETRFHIFSLTKTFTAVLIMQLYEKGQIDLDASISTYYPEYKGEAAKKATIRNLLTYSSGRENKDISSPEFIHQAYDNTIWNLDDFITTFLSEKLIDTPGTKFSYNNGDFILLGKIIEKIYHKSFEEVLKEQILIPLKMQHTGFLHHNDIIKNIDEGYSADPSDPFALHMPTNTYIDNFYSAGAMYSTPKDLLIFDQAVFNAVLFSKKTLEVMLTADKKLEDTALGFWVYPKKFGTISTVFAERQGEGYGHSANWVHLVDKNLSVIILSNTKDIQYLNKMRERLIKAYYGQ; this is encoded by the coding sequence ATGAAAAATATGCTACTGGGATTATTTTTGATAACAATCAATTTAGCCTATCCACAAATACAAAAAGTTGAACAGGTCATTGACTCTTGTGTGAAAAGAGATAATTTCAATGGTTCCGTTTTGCTGGCTCAGAATGGAAAGACTGAATTACTTACTTACAAAGGTTTATCTAACCGGCATTATAATCTCCCGTTTTCAGATGAAACCCGGTTTCATATTTTCTCACTTACCAAAACATTTACTGCAGTGCTGATTATGCAGCTTTATGAAAAAGGCCAAATAGATTTAGATGCCAGTATTTCTACCTATTATCCGGAATACAAAGGCGAAGCTGCTAAAAAAGCAACCATAAGAAATTTGCTGACCTACAGCAGCGGCAGAGAAAACAAAGATATCAGTTCTCCTGAATTTATCCATCAGGCATATGACAACACAATCTGGAATCTTGATGATTTTATTACTACATTTCTTTCTGAAAAACTGATTGACACTCCCGGAACAAAATTCAGTTATAATAACGGAGATTTTATATTATTGGGGAAAATCATAGAAAAAATTTACCACAAATCTTTTGAGGAAGTATTAAAAGAGCAGATATTGATTCCGCTCAAAATGCAGCATACAGGATTTCTTCATCATAATGATATTATCAAAAATATAGATGAAGGATATTCCGCAGATCCTTCTGATCCATTTGCTCTTCATATGCCTACCAATACTTATATTGATAATTTCTATTCTGCCGGAGCCATGTATTCTACTCCTAAAGACCTTCTTATTTTTGACCAGGCCGTATTTAACGCTGTATTGTTCTCAAAAAAGACTTTGGAAGTAATGCTTACGGCAGACAAAAAACTAGAGGATACAGCATTAGGTTTTTGGGTATATCCTAAAAAATTCGGAACGATCAGTACCGTATTTGCAGAACGCCAGGGAGAGGGTTATGGCCATAGTGCCAATTGGGTCCATTTGGTTGACAAAAACCTTAGCGTTATCATTCTATCCAACACCAAAGACATTCAATATCTGAATAAAATGAGGGAAAGATTAATTAAGGCTTACTATGGACAGTGA